Genomic window (Thomasclavelia spiroformis DSM 1552):
ATTCATTAAATATTGAAAAAAATTATAGTAATGCTCAAAAAGAACTTAATATTATTTAAAAATAAAGGGCGCTATAAAATTTCATGGGGATTTGAAACAAAAAATTTCAATTTCTCCCTTTAAAATATTATGGGGAGAATGTAGTATTTTTTCTTAATCAAATTCATCTGTTTCTTCATCAAATGATGTTTCTAGATCATCTGATTTCATTTTTATTGAATCATTATATTCTATATTCAAATCATATTTTTCATATTTGTTTTGAGAGTACAGTATTCTATTTCGTGTACATTCAAAGTTCTGCATTCCATTACCGTTATATATAATCTTTTTTATGTAGTAATTTTTTCCTTCTATAGGACCATTTGATATTCTTCTGTTTCTAACCCAAACAAATGAGTTTAATATTTCCTTTTTCCAATTATTGAGTGTATCGGCAACTTCTTTCATTTCTTCAATTTGAGAGTATCTGAATTGTTTGATGATTGAATTTAATTCTTTTTCCATATCATAATCATTCATTTCATCTTTACTTATATTATCAAAAGATCTATATATAATTTCTTTAGCTTATAAGCTTTATTGATTTCATCATCTATGAGTGTCAACTGATGCACAACTTCTGCTTGAGTTAAAGTATAATTTAATATTTTATCCTTTTTCAAAGTAAGATTATCTAAATCTTTTTTATTTTTAAGCAATAATTCAGAACGGTTTTTTAATAGACGATATTCCAATGAAGTTTTATCATTAGCATATTTACGCATGATTCTAATTCTAGTATTATTGAGTTGATCATTAATGTATTTGATGACATGAAAATGATCAACAAGAAGCGTTGAATGAGGGAAATAGAGCTTTAATAACGGTTTAAAAGTATAGCTCATATCTGTACAAATAAATTCAACAGCTTCTTTTTCTTTATTAGGGATATGAAAGAAATAGTCGACTGTGATTTCCTGTTTTCTTGATTTTAAAACATCGATAATCAAATTATTTTCAAAATTCATGAGTATAGCTGGATATTTAAATTTAGTTTTTCTTGAGAAAAAGAATTCATCAATAAGAAGGATTCTAGGAAGCTGTTTTCTTTTTACTCTAACATACTTATCAAATAGATTAATAACTTGGGTAGTTGAAATGCCAAATCTTCGTCCTACTTGGGAATAGGTAGCTGTATAAGGTTTTAATTCATCTAAGATAGTTATAACAGCAGTTCTAGTCAAATTAGAATTTTTATAAACGATAGGATTATTTTCTACAAAATAAGAATGACAGTCCTTGCATACATATTTTCTAAGTTTACAAACAATGAGAGTAGGTTTGCCATTAAAAGGACAACCAATCAAACAGGTTTTATAAAACCCTTTGCTTAAAAAATTGACTGAACCGCAGTTAGAACAACATTTGATAATTTTTTTAAATTTAATATATAGTTTATTTTGATTGAAATTAACTTCTAAATCCAAATCATCAACGATCTCATCATCGAGGTCAAAGATCCTAAGTAAAACTTTTTTATTTTTATCTATGATATAGAGCAGCCAGATAAAAAATAGTATAGTAAAAAGGAGAGAAAAATACTCCCCATTAGATTTTATTTGTTTCTAGTTAAAAATACGGATGTTGCGATTGAAAATAATATAGTGTAGAATGTATGTAATAATTGCATTGTTTTAGATAGTTTAAAATGATTTTTGTATTTAAGGAGGATACTATGGGATATAGTGAAGTAATTGAATTTGTTCAAGAAAATAATATTGAATTTATTAAATTAATGTTTTGTGATTTAACGGGGGTTACTAAAAACATTATTATTAGTGCTAAAGAAGTAAAAAAAGCTTTTAAATATGGGATTTCATTTGATGGTTCAAGTATTAAGGGATTTGCAAATCTTGAAAAATCAGATTTGATTTTAATGCCAGATCCAACTACGATTAATGTTATACCATATAGCCCATATGAAGGAATGATGGTAGGTTTTTTTTGCGATATCTTTACACCTGATTACAAACCATATGAATTTGATAGTCGCTTGATTTTGAAAAATGCAGTTAATAAATGTTTAGAGTATGGATTCGAACCAAAAATTGGAACAGAATGTGAATTTTATTTATTTCAAACTGATGAAAAAGGGAATCCAACTAATGAACCGATTGACCAAGGCGGATATTTTGATATTTACCCTTTAGATAAAGGTGAAAAAATAAGACGTGAGATATGTTTAAGAATGGATGAAATGGGTTTAGATACTGAAACCTCTCACCATGAAAACGGACCAGGTCAAAATGAGATAGACTTTAAATATAGTGATGCTCTTTATGCTGCTGATTATTTTTTGATCTTTAAAAATATTGTTGAAACAGTTGCTGTAATTAATGGCTTACACGCATCGTTTTTACCTAAGCCATTAATAAATGAAAGTGGAAATGGTTTACATATTAATCTTTCACTTACTAAAGATGGTCAAAATATTTTTAATCCGGAAAATTTCAAAAATTATCAATACGCTAAATATTTTATTTCTGGAATTTTAAATAGAACAATCGAAATGATGGCATTTTTATGTTCAACTGCTAACTCATATCAACGTTTAGGTGAATTTTCAGCACCAAAGTATGTAAGCTGGTCACATCAAAACAGATCACAATTAATCAGAATTCCGGCAGCTAGAAAAGAATTTTCAAGAGTTGAATTAAGAGTTAGTGACCCTGTTATCAATCCATATATTGTTTTTGCGCTTGTTATTAATGCTGGCTTAAAGGGAATTGAAAATCAAGAAGAATTAGTAGATGCGATTGATTTAGATTTGTATAATTTAGAAACTAATAATATTCATTTAAAAAAATTACCAGAAACTTTAAATGATTCATTAGAAATTATGAAAAATAGCAGTTTTATTAAAGAAGTTCTTGGTGAAAAATTAGTAGAAAAATATTATTTAATAAAAAAATTATAATTAACTAGGAGGTGATAAAGTGAATGGGATATTAGTAATTTGTTGTGATCATAAAAATTTATTAATGATAAAAGAAGTATTATTTAAGCTAAAATCACAAAATATTTTTTATGTCGAAAATATTGATAAAGCTAAAAAAATGATGCTTGAGCAACATTTTGAATTAATAATCGTTGATTCTACTTTATCATCAAAAAACTATATTGATTTTGTAAAAAATGTTATTAAAGTTACTAATAGTCAAGTACTATTAATGTTAAAA
Coding sequences:
- a CDS encoding glutamine synthetase family protein — translated: MGYSEVIEFVQENNIEFIKLMFCDLTGVTKNIIISAKEVKKAFKYGISFDGSSIKGFANLEKSDLILMPDPTTINVIPYSPYEGMMVGFFCDIFTPDYKPYEFDSRLILKNAVNKCLEYGFEPKIGTECEFYLFQTDEKGNPTNEPIDQGGYFDIYPLDKGEKIRREICLRMDEMGLDTETSHHENGPGQNEIDFKYSDALYAADYFLIFKNIVETVAVINGLHASFLPKPLINESGNGLHINLSLTKDGQNIFNPENFKNYQYAKYFISGILNRTIEMMAFLCSTANSYQRLGEFSAPKYVSWSHQNRSQLIRIPAARKEFSRVELRVSDPVINPYIVFALVINAGLKGIENQEELVDAIDLDLYNLETNNIHLKKLPETLNDSLEIMKNSSFIKEVLGEKLVEKYYLIKKL
- a CDS encoding transposase produces the protein MNDYDMEKELNSIIKQFRYSQIEEMKEVADTLNNWKKEILNSFVWVRNRRISNGPIEGKNYYIKKIIYNGNGMQNFECTRNRILYSQNKYEKYDLNIEYNDSIKMKSDDLETSFDEETDEFD
- a CDS encoding transposase, producing MDLEVNFNQNKLYIKFKKIIKCCSNCGSVNFLSKGFYKTCLIGCPFNGKPTLIVCKLRKYVCKDCHSYFVENNPIVYKNSNLTRTAVITILDELKPYTATYSQVGRRFGISTTQVINLFDKYVRVKRKQLPRILLIDEFFFSRKTKFKYPAILMNFENNLIIDVLKSRKQEITVDYFFHIPNKEKEAVEFICTDMSYTFKPLLKLYFPHSTLLVDHFHVIKYINDQLNNTRIRIMRKYANDKTSLEYRLLKNRSELLLKNKKDLDNLTLKKDKILNYTLTQAEVVHQLTLIDDEINKAYKLKKLYIDLLII